One region of bacterium genomic DNA includes:
- the gspD gene encoding type II secretion system secretin GspD: MKSNRLAAALLAFLFGVDAMAADLQPLPPVALPPVVSAPGEVTGTAAPGSQIPSALPPTVTQGPGMSAGPTFASPPVLAPAPQPKPVPPVGVTTSQPLSPVSPAPLSGPQGPQGASGAQGPQGEMGAQGPAGPQGPQGVPGPPGATMPSAVIPSVPPVPSAPPLGTVTATPLSPYTLPVPSAPPSPPIAFEPPAPPPAPPVLASPAFEGGAAPPSTMAIAEPVLTQPMRPVAAETMAETAKKLEEEGIYFNIADDDIREVVKQISRALGKNFLLDDKLRGKVTIISERKMTKDEVWEAFQSALDVLGYTIVGGPAGLLKIVAVRDALSNPIDFYTDKTPFTDRFITRLITLKNISASDMANVIKGLVSKEGNLFAYPVTNTLILTDSGTNIDRLMRLINELDQEGPQEVLEIIPIVYANAKDLAGKITQIFETEKSGAPAAPVRGRTPAAAATMELEETPRLRKVIPDDRTNSLVILASKMAIKKVRDLIRKLDSPLVGDEGEVHVYYLKYASAKDMATVLNAIAGTVAKDTKDKKGGGTAATGAAAAAAATTPLVGGAEFSGKFTVTADEGTNAIVITAGAKDYNTLIDQVISKLDIPRRQVYVEAVIVELSVTENQSLGVGILGGKNFNIGGNNLALFGSTFGFLDVSKLLSGTIGAANTNQTIDVNLPNTGGGTGTSTVSVPAFFSAIQFVQNNTNANILSTPNILTLDNQEAEIKIGKKVPFPSASATTIGGSLQTTFTREDVALSLKVKPQISEGGAIRMEVTQEDRDILPDQNAAFAATAGPTTSERSIKTAIVAANGQTLVLGGLIKDRYTTRINKIPGLGDIPILGYLFKQRVKEKEKVNLLVFLTPYIIREPRDFLAILNRKIEEQNRFIETNFSKGQQKQIRKQLETHADAILKAGQWTPEAVPPTEEDRYPMELVPPPPAPGEETVPSGAKTNGKNGKKAEASPKAPISETAATPPPAAVPVTPDEEEYSDLAIEPKYQKKSTKKKTKATAPEQPPPAAAPGESSAPPPSGGDIDLAY; encoded by the coding sequence ATGAAATCAAATAGGCTCGCGGCCGCTCTCTTGGCCTTTCTCTTCGGGGTGGACGCGATGGCGGCGGATCTGCAGCCTCTCCCGCCTGTGGCGCTTCCGCCCGTGGTTTCGGCGCCGGGAGAAGTGACGGGGACCGCGGCGCCCGGGTCTCAAATCCCGTCCGCGCTCCCTCCGACGGTGACGCAAGGGCCAGGCATGTCGGCGGGACCGACGTTCGCCTCGCCGCCCGTCCTGGCCCCCGCGCCCCAGCCCAAGCCGGTGCCTCCGGTGGGCGTGACGACGAGCCAGCCGCTCTCGCCGGTGTCTCCAGCTCCTCTCTCTGGCCCCCAAGGACCACAGGGTGCGAGTGGGGCTCAAGGACCGCAGGGCGAGATGGGTGCTCAAGGCCCGGCTGGACCTCAGGGTCCCCAAGGGGTCCCGGGACCTCCGGGAGCCACAATGCCGAGTGCCGTCATTCCCAGCGTTCCACCCGTTCCCTCCGCCCCTCCCTTGGGGACCGTCACGGCGACACCCTTGTCGCCCTATACGCTGCCCGTTCCGTCGGCGCCGCCTTCGCCACCGATCGCCTTTGAACCCCCGGCCCCGCCTCCAGCACCGCCCGTTCTCGCATCTCCGGCGTTCGAAGGCGGAGCGGCTCCGCCGTCGACGATGGCGATCGCCGAGCCGGTTCTGACCCAGCCGATGCGTCCCGTGGCGGCCGAGACGATGGCCGAGACGGCGAAAAAACTGGAGGAAGAAGGGATCTACTTCAACATCGCGGACGACGACATCCGCGAGGTCGTCAAGCAGATCAGCCGCGCGTTAGGAAAGAATTTCCTTTTGGACGACAAGCTTCGCGGCAAGGTGACGATCATCAGCGAACGGAAGATGACCAAGGACGAGGTGTGGGAGGCCTTTCAGTCGGCCCTGGACGTTCTGGGGTACACCATCGTCGGCGGCCCGGCGGGCCTCCTCAAGATCGTGGCGGTCCGGGACGCCCTCAGCAACCCGATCGATTTCTATACCGACAAGACGCCGTTCACGGACCGCTTCATCACGCGTCTGATCACCCTCAAGAACATCAGCGCCTCCGACATGGCGAACGTCATCAAGGGGCTCGTTTCCAAGGAAGGAAATCTCTTCGCGTATCCGGTCACCAACACATTGATTCTGACCGATTCGGGGACGAACATCGACCGGCTCATGCGTCTCATCAACGAACTCGACCAGGAAGGGCCGCAGGAGGTCCTGGAAATTATTCCGATCGTTTACGCCAACGCCAAGGACCTCGCGGGCAAGATCACCCAGATTTTTGAGACGGAGAAGAGCGGCGCCCCGGCGGCCCCCGTCCGAGGGCGGACGCCCGCTGCAGCGGCCACGATGGAACTGGAAGAAACGCCGCGGCTCAGGAAGGTCATTCCGGACGACCGTACGAACTCCCTGGTGATCCTGGCCTCCAAGATGGCCATCAAAAAGGTGCGCGACTTGATCCGGAAACTGGACTCTCCGCTGGTGGGCGACGAGGGCGAGGTCCACGTCTATTACCTGAAGTACGCCAGCGCCAAGGACATGGCCACCGTCCTGAACGCGATCGCCGGGACCGTCGCGAAGGATACGAAGGACAAGAAGGGCGGGGGAACGGCGGCGACGGGGGCCGCGGCCGCGGCCGCGGCAACGACGCCCCTGGTGGGAGGGGCGGAGTTCTCCGGCAAGTTCACGGTCACCGCCGACGAAGGGACGAACGCCATCGTCATCACCGCCGGGGCCAAGGACTACAACACGCTGATCGACCAGGTGATCTCCAAGCTCGATATCCCCCGGCGCCAGGTCTACGTGGAGGCCGTCATCGTCGAACTCTCCGTGACCGAGAACCAGAGCCTGGGCGTCGGCATTCTGGGCGGAAAGAACTTCAACATCGGCGGGAACAACCTGGCCCTGTTCGGCAGCACGTTCGGATTCTTGGACGTCAGCAAGCTCTTAAGCGGGACGATCGGCGCCGCCAATACCAACCAGACGATCGACGTCAACCTTCCCAACACCGGCGGAGGGACGGGGACCAGCACCGTTTCGGTGCCGGCGTTCTTCTCGGCGATCCAGTTCGTGCAGAACAACACCAACGCCAACATCCTCTCGACTCCCAACATCCTGACTCTCGACAACCAGGAGGCCGAGATCAAGATCGGCAAAAAGGTTCCTTTCCCGTCCGCCTCGGCGACGACCATCGGCGGCAGCCTCCAGACCACCTTCACCCGCGAGGACGTCGCGCTGAGCCTGAAAGTGAAGCCTCAAATCAGCGAAGGGGGCGCGATCCGGATGGAGGTGACGCAGGAGGACCGCGACATCCTGCCGGACCAAAACGCCGCCTTCGCCGCGACGGCCGGGCCCACCACCTCCGAACGCTCGATCAAGACGGCGATCGTCGCGGCCAACGGCCAGACGCTCGTCTTGGGCGGCCTCATCAAGGACCGGTACACGACCCGGATCAACAAGATCCCGGGCCTGGGCGACATCCCCATCCTTGGCTACCTCTTCAAGCAGCGGGTCAAGGAGAAGGAGAAGGTGAACCTCCTCGTCTTCCTCACGCCCTACATCATCCGCGAGCCCCGGGATTTTCTGGCGATCCTGAACCGCAAGATCGAAGAGCAGAACCGGTTCATCGAGACGAACTTCAGCAAGGGCCAGCAAAAGCAGATTCGAAAGCAGCTCGAGACCCACGCCGACGCGATCCTCAAGGCCGGCCAATGGACGCCCGAAGCGGTTCCTCCGACGGAGGAGGACAGGTACCCGATGGAACTCGTTCCGCCGCCGCCCGCGCCGGGCGAGGAGACGGTTCCCTCCGGCGCCAAGACGAACGGCAAGAACGGCAAAAAGGCCGAGGCTAGCCCCAAGGCCCCGATCTCCGAGACGGCGGCGACGCCTCCTCCCGCCGCGGTACCGGTGACTCCGGACGAGGAAGAGTATTCCGACCTGGCGATCGAGCCCAAGTACCAGAAGAAATCCACGAAAAAGAAGACGAAGGCGACCGCTCCGGAACAGCCGCCGCCCGCCGCCGCGCCCGGCGAGTCGTCCGCGCCTCCCCCGTCCGGCGGGGATATAGATTTGGCGTACTGA